The DNA segment GCGTTTGCCGCCGCGGGCGGCCCCGACTTCGTCCCAGGCATCAGGACCGAAGCCAGGCGGTCGCACTGCTGACCGGGGCTGCACGTGCCTCCCGGCATCCGCACCGGCTCGGTGGCCGTCAACGGTGTGACCGCCAGCGCCCCACCCAGCACGGCAGCGGCCGCAGCGCCAACGATGGCGACTCTCATCACTGACCCCTTCTCGAATTTCAACACCCGGTCGCTTGAGCTTAGGCGCAGCGGGCCCGCCATGTGGGCGTTACGCGAAATTCCACCCACCGAGCGCTCAGAAAAATTTGCTGACTACCCGACCCGCTGCGCCGTCGCCGGGACCGGCGGCCGCACTATGGGCGCCGCCTTGTGCAGGCACTCCGCCCATTCGGCGTCGGGTTCGGAGTCGGCGGTGATCCCGCCGCCCACGCCCAGCACGGCGTTGCCGCAGGCGTCGAATTCGACGGTGCGGATCGCGACATTAAGCTCGCATCCGGCTATCGGCGACGCTAAACCAATTGCGCCGCAATATATCCCGCGCCGATGCTGCTCCCATTGCGAAATCAGTTGGCGGGCACGAAGTTTAGGTGTTCCGGTGACCGACGCCGGCGGGAAGGTGGCGTCCAGCAGCGCCGACGTCGGGAGTTCGACCGGAACCCGCGCCGCCACCGTGGACACCAGATGCCACACGCCCGGCGCGCGCCGCACCACCAACAGCTCCGGCACCGTGACGGTGCCGGTAATGGCCACCCGGCCAAGGTCATTGCGAACCAAGTCCACGATCATGATGTTCTCGGCCACCTCTTTGGGCGAAGCCCGCAACGCCGATGGCCAGGCCGCCAACGGCAGGGTGCCCTTGATCGGGCTGGACGCCACGAAGTCACCGCGGCGACAAAGGAACAGCTCCGGGGAGAGCGACGCCACCGCGCCCCACCGGCCTGCGACGTAGGCCGCCCGGGCCGGGGAGGTGCGGGCGACCCCCTCGATGAAAAAATCCAACGGGGAACCGGTGACGGTCCCGGTGAACTGGGTGCACACGCACGCCTGATACACCTCGCCGGCGGCGATCGCTTCCAGGCAGGCCAGCACCCCGCCGCGGTGTGTTTGCCGGTCGGCGGTATCCCAATCGATCCGCCAGGTCGGTGCCGGCCTCCCGCCCGGTGCCGCCAGCAGGGCATCGGCCAGCCAGGCCGGCATGGGTGCACCCGACAGGCTCTCGTAGAGCCACTGCCCGCTGCGGTCGCGGCGCAGCAGGCAGTCGGTCCAGCCGCCGGCGGCCTCGGGAATCCGGTTGGGCCGTCCGTCGGCGCCCGGATCCGGATACGACAGGTAACCGACCCAGCCGCCGCCCACGGCGACGGGCCCCGGGTCGGGTCGCCGCCGACCCGGCGGGACCGAGAACGCGTCGTCGCGGCTCACCGGCAGCACCGACACACTGGGCGCGATCACCGCCAACGCCCCGAACCATTCGCCGGTCAGCGCGGCCGGCGGCGGCAAACCGAGTCGACCGGTGGCATCGCCGACGGCGCGCAGCAGCGTGGGCGCGCCGCCAAGATCGCCGAGCCGCTCGATTCGCACCGCCCTAGCTTGACAGAACGGCGGATTTTCGCACGCCAGGAGTCGGTCCCCTAGGTGCGGCTGATGGTGCGTGCGCTGGTCAGGGCCGCTAGTTTGGCCGGATTGCGCATCACATAGAAGTTGGTGATCTTGTCGTCGATGACTTCCAGCGTGATCACCCCTTCGAGGTGTTCGCCGAGGTAGAACACCACCGCCGGCGCGCTGTTGCAGGTCGCCAGCTGCACGCGCAGCTGCGCCCCCGCCTTACGCATCAGCCCGATAATGGCCCTGGCCACCCGCTCGGCGCCGACCACCGGCTTGCGGGCCGCCGACACCTTGCCGCCACTGTCGGCCATCCAGGTGGCGTCCGGAGCGAGCATGGCCACCAGGGCCGCCACATCGCCGCTGGCCGCCGTGGCGAGGAACTGTTCGGTGATCTCCGCTTTGCGTTGCGGGTTGATGTCGTCGAATCGCTTTCGCCGCGCCCGCACGTGTTCGCGGGCCCGGTGGGCAACCTGTCGCACCGTGGCGGCCGGTTTGCCCACCGCGTCGGCGATCTCGCCGTAGTCGAATCCGAACACCTCGCGCAGCACGAACACCGCCCGTTCGTCCGGGCTCAGGGTTTCCAGCAGGACCAGCATGGCCATCGAAACCGATTCCGCCAGCACGACATCGGCCGACGGGTCCTGGTCGTCGAGGAGCAGCGGCTCGGGTAGCCACGGGCCCACGTACTCCTCACGACGGCGGGCGCTGGCCCGGAGCGCGTTGAGGGCTTGACGGGTGACCAGCCGGGCCAGGTAGGACTTGGTGTCCTGCACCGTCGACAGGTCGACATCGGCCCACCGCAAGTAACTGTCCTGCAGCACGTCATCGGATTCGGTTGCCGAGCCGAGGATTTCGTAGGCGATGGTGAACAGCAGCGGTCGCAGCAGGGTGAAGCGTTCGGCGTGCTCGGTGCGATCCGACGCGGGCGTCATCGCAGCGCGACCCGTCGGCCGGCCGGCCGCGGGGCCGGTCGCCTGCCGCCCTGGAGCCAGAAGTACGAGCCGGGTTTGCCGGCTTCGCGCCGCAGCGCCCACAGCGTGCCCTTGCAGACGGCCTCCTTGATGGACGCGGCGGTGCGGCCGCCGATGATCAGGTTGACCGGGGTGTCGTCGGTGCGCGCCAGCTGGATGGTGCCGTAGCCGCGGCCCACGCTGATGCACTGCCCGACGAACGCCTGGTTCAAGGCCGCGGGTGCGCGCCCGGCGATGCGGCGCAGCACCGTGTCGGCGGCGTGGGCGGCCAACGGCCCGGCGGCTTGGCAGCTCATCCGCAGCGGCTGGCCCGAGGGGGCGGCGGCGTCGCCGGCGGCGACGATCCGCTCGTCGTCGAGGCTGGTCAGTGTTTCGTCGGTGAGCAGCCGGCCCAGGGCGTCGGTCGCAAGGCCGCTGCGGGCGGCCAGATCCGGAACACCGAAACCCGCCGTCCACACCGTCACCGCGCTGGGCAGCACGGCGCCGTCATCGAGGACCACGCAATCCCAGCGAACCTGACCGACCGCGGCGGACTCGAGGACGGTGGCGCCGAGTCTGCGCAGCTGCTTGGCCACCGAGCGGCGGCCCCGCTGGCTC comes from the Mycobacterium shinjukuense genome and includes:
- a CDS encoding RNA polymerase sigma-70 factor; translation: MTPASDRTEHAERFTLLRPLLFTIAYEILGSATESDDVLQDSYLRWADVDLSTVQDTKSYLARLVTRQALNALRASARRREEYVGPWLPEPLLLDDQDPSADVVLAESVSMAMLVLLETLSPDERAVFVLREVFGFDYGEIADAVGKPAATVRQVAHRAREHVRARRKRFDDINPQRKAEITEQFLATAASGDVAALVAMLAPDATWMADSGGKVSAARKPVVGAERVARAIIGLMRKAGAQLRVQLATCNSAPAVVFYLGEHLEGVITLEVIDDKITNFYVMRNPAKLAALTSARTISRT
- a CDS encoding NAD(P)/FAD-dependent oxidoreductase, with amino-acid sequence MTELAGQRVVVVGGGYAGTMAANRLRQRADVDITLVNPRPQFVERIRLHQLAAGTGSATVDYRSLLGRGVRLVVDSAEHIDAGARRVLLASGATLDYDFLIYAVGSTGATAMAVPGAAEFAYSVAELEGATRLRYALADVRPDAAITVVGGGLTGIETAAELAERGRSVTLICGGVLGPSLSQRGRRSVAKQLRRLGATVLESAAVGQVRWDCVVLDDGAVLPSAVTVWTAGFGVPDLAARSGLATDALGRLLTDETLTSLDDERIVAAGDAAAPSGQPLRMSCQAAGPLAAHAADTVLRRIAGRAPAALNQAFVGQCISVGRGYGTIQLARTDDTPVNLIIGGRTAASIKEAVCKGTLWALRREAGKPGSYFWLQGGRRPAPRPAGRRVALR
- a CDS encoding aminodeoxychorismate synthase component I, with protein sequence MRIERLGDLGGAPTLLRAVGDATGRLGLPPPAALTGEWFGALAVIAPSVSVLPVSRDDAFSVPPGRRRPDPGPVAVGGGWVGYLSYPDPGADGRPNRIPEAAGGWTDCLLRRDRSGQWLYESLSGAPMPAWLADALLAAPGGRPAPTWRIDWDTADRQTHRGGVLACLEAIAAGEVYQACVCTQFTGTVTGSPLDFFIEGVARTSPARAAYVAGRWGAVASLSPELFLCRRGDFVASSPIKGTLPLAAWPSALRASPKEVAENIMIVDLVRNDLGRVAITGTVTVPELLVVRRAPGVWHLVSTVAARVPVELPTSALLDATFPPASVTGTPKLRARQLISQWEQHRRGIYCGAIGLASPIAGCELNVAIRTVEFDACGNAVLGVGGGITADSEPDAEWAECLHKAAPIVRPPVPATAQRVG